Proteins found in one Pseudomonas marvdashtae genomic segment:
- a CDS encoding FUSC family protein, which translates to MRTLRAPLRRLHRLEWRRGFFDWARSDGVTWVYIFKVLLAAFLTLWLAMRLELPQPRTAMITVFIVMQPQSGQVLAKSFYRLLGTLAGSAVMVALIALFAQNTELFLGCLAIWVGICSAGAARYRNFRAYGFVLAGYTAAMIGLPALAHPEAAFMAAVWRVLEISLGILCATLVSAAVLPQTASAAMRNALYQRFGVFALFVTDGLRGRGQPEAFEARNVGFIAEAVGLESLRSVTVFEDPHMRRRNGRLSRLNSEFMGVTTRFNALHQLLDRLREARADHVVNAIKPGLQTLAELLDGFSARALTDADAARLAAALADYKADLPALVRRLRALFQETDPSDAQQLDFHTAYELLYRFVDDLHGYAQTHASLADHRHERERWDEPFVSQTNGLAAAASGFRAAFILLVLGSYWVVTAWPSGATMTMIAAATVGLSAATPNPKRMAFQMACGTLFGALIGFVEMFFVFPLIDGFALLCVMLAPVIMLGSFLSSRPQYAGVGLGLLIFFSTGSVPDNLTVYNPYTFINDYIAMILGMLVCAAAGAIILPPNSRWMWRRLEQDLREQVVFAISGKLKGLASGFESRSRDLLHQAYGLAAGQPQVQRELLRWLLVVLEVGHAVIELRKEQAILPVHPAYAESQPWRQAIRLMGRALVRLFRQPGQNNLERARVAVDDAISRVQATDEPFAAHFDTSALRRVKSYLHFIRTSLMDPQSPLSAHAAPLLQEPRHAS; encoded by the coding sequence ATGAGGACTCTACGTGCCCCCTTGCGCCGGCTCCATCGCCTCGAATGGCGCCGTGGTTTCTTCGACTGGGCCCGTAGCGACGGAGTGACCTGGGTCTACATCTTCAAAGTGTTGTTGGCCGCGTTCCTGACGTTATGGCTGGCAATGCGCCTGGAACTGCCACAACCGCGCACGGCCATGATCACGGTGTTCATCGTCATGCAGCCCCAGAGCGGCCAGGTATTGGCCAAAAGCTTCTATCGCTTGCTCGGCACCTTGGCCGGTTCGGCGGTGATGGTCGCGCTGATCGCCTTGTTCGCACAGAACACCGAACTGTTCCTCGGCTGCCTGGCAATCTGGGTCGGAATCTGCTCGGCGGGAGCGGCGCGTTATCGCAATTTCCGGGCCTACGGGTTTGTGCTGGCAGGCTACACCGCGGCAATGATCGGCCTGCCGGCCCTGGCCCATCCAGAAGCGGCGTTCATGGCGGCGGTCTGGCGGGTACTGGAGATTTCCTTGGGGATTCTCTGTGCGACCTTGGTCAGCGCCGCGGTCCTGCCGCAAACCGCGAGCGCCGCCATGCGCAACGCGCTTTATCAGCGCTTCGGCGTATTCGCCCTGTTCGTCACCGATGGCTTGCGCGGGCGCGGCCAGCCCGAGGCATTCGAGGCGCGCAACGTTGGTTTCATCGCCGAAGCGGTGGGCCTGGAAAGCCTGCGCAGCGTGACTGTCTTCGAGGATCCGCACATGCGTCGGCGCAACGGCCGGCTCAGCCGCTTGAACAGTGAGTTCATGGGCGTCACCACGCGTTTCAATGCCTTGCACCAGTTGCTCGACCGTTTGCGCGAGGCCCGGGCGGATCACGTGGTAAACGCCATCAAACCCGGTTTGCAGACGCTGGCCGAATTGCTCGATGGCTTCAGCGCGCGGGCCTTGACCGATGCCGATGCGGCGCGTCTGGCGGCGGCACTGGCTGACTACAAGGCCGACTTGCCGGCCTTGGTGCGCCGGTTGCGGGCGCTCTTCCAAGAGACGGATCCCAGTGATGCGCAGCAGTTGGATTTCCATACGGCCTACGAGCTGCTCTATCGCTTTGTCGACGACTTGCACGGCTACGCCCAGACCCATGCGTCGCTGGCCGATCATCGCCACGAACGCGAACGCTGGGACGAGCCCTTCGTATCGCAGACCAACGGCTTGGCCGCTGCAGCTTCCGGGTTTCGCGCAGCCTTTATCTTGCTGGTGCTGGGCAGCTATTGGGTCGTCACGGCCTGGCCGAGCGGCGCGACCATGACGATGATCGCTGCCGCCACCGTGGGCTTGTCGGCCGCCACGCCGAACCCCAAGCGCATGGCGTTCCAGATGGCTTGCGGGACGTTGTTTGGGGCGTTGATCGGTTTCGTCGAAATGTTTTTTGTCTTCCCATTGATCGACGGCTTTGCTTTGCTCTGCGTGATGTTGGCGCCGGTGATCATGCTGGGCTCATTCCTCAGTTCACGCCCGCAATACGCCGGCGTCGGGCTGGGGCTGCTGATTTTCTTCAGCACCGGCTCGGTGCCGGACAACCTGACGGTCTACAACCCTTACACCTTCATCAACGATTACATTGCGATGATCCTCGGCATGCTGGTGTGCGCGGCGGCTGGCGCGATCATCCTGCCGCCCAACAGCCGCTGGATGTGGCGTCGACTCGAACAGGACCTGCGCGAGCAAGTGGTGTTTGCCATCAGCGGCAAGCTCAAGGGCCTGGCCTCGGGCTTCGAGAGTCGCAGCCGTGACTTGCTGCACCAAGCCTACGGTCTCGCGGCGGGGCAGCCGCAGGTGCAACGGGAGCTGTTGCGCTGGCTGTTGGTGGTGCTGGAGGTCGGCCACGCGGTCATCGAATTGCGTAAGGAACAGGCAATCCTGCCGGTGCACCCGGCCTATGCCGAAAGCCAGCCATGGCGACAGGCGATCCGCCTGATGGGACGAGCGCTGGTGCGGCTGTTCCGCCAGCCTGGCCAGAACAATCTGGAGCGTGCGCGGGTGGCGGTCGACGATGCGATCAGCCGCGTGCAAGCCACTGATGAACCTTTCGCCGCGCATTTCGACACCTCGGCCCTGCGCCGGGTGAAAAGCTACCTGCACTTTATCCGGACCTCGCTGATGGACCCGCAATCCCCCTTGTCGGCCCACGCCGCGCCGCTGCTCCAGGAACCTCGACATGCCTCGTGA
- a CDS encoding DUF1656 domain-containing protein: MPREIAFHGVYMPTMTLMFFIAAGLAWVLDRFLSGLDLYRFFWHPALLRLSLFTCLFGALALAVYR; the protein is encoded by the coding sequence ATGCCTCGTGAGATCGCCTTCCATGGCGTGTACATGCCCACCATGACCCTGATGTTTTTCATCGCTGCCGGCTTGGCCTGGGTGCTGGACCGTTTCCTTTCAGGGCTGGATCTGTACCGTTTTTTCTGGCATCCGGCGTTGCTGCGCCTGAGCCTGTTTACCTGCCTGTTCGGCGCGCTGGCGCTGGCGGTCTACCGTTGA
- a CDS encoding efflux RND transporter periplasmic adaptor subunit: MKKFFSLMATLLVLALALWIGRTLWVHYMDTPWTRDGRVRADIINVAADVSGEVVEVPVRDNQQVKKGDLLMRIDPEHYRIAVKQARSLVASRKATWEMRKVNAHRRADLDSLVISRENRDDASNLADSALADYQHAQAQLEAAELNLARTQVRAAVDGYVTNLNVHRGDYARIGEAKMAVVDLNSFWVYGFFEETKLPKVRVGDPAQLQMMSGEMLKGHVESISRGIYDRDNPQSRELVADVNPTFNWVRLAQRVPVRIHLDEVPDGVLLAAGMTCTVVVEPKR; this comes from the coding sequence ATGAAAAAGTTTTTCAGCCTGATGGCGACGTTGCTGGTGCTGGCCCTGGCGCTGTGGATCGGTCGTACGCTCTGGGTTCATTACATGGACACGCCCTGGACCCGCGATGGCCGGGTGCGGGCCGACATCATCAACGTGGCGGCCGATGTCAGCGGCGAGGTGGTCGAGGTTCCAGTGCGTGACAATCAGCAGGTGAAAAAGGGCGACCTGCTGATGCGCATCGACCCCGAGCATTACCGCATCGCGGTCAAACAGGCCCGTTCTCTGGTGGCGTCGCGCAAGGCCACCTGGGAAATGCGCAAGGTCAATGCCCACAGGCGTGCCGACCTGGACAGCCTGGTGATCTCCCGTGAAAACCGTGACGACGCCAGCAACCTCGCCGACTCGGCCCTGGCCGACTACCAGCACGCCCAGGCGCAACTGGAGGCCGCGGAGCTGAACCTTGCCCGCACGCAAGTTCGCGCGGCGGTGGACGGCTACGTCACCAACCTCAACGTGCACCGGGGCGACTACGCGCGAATCGGCGAGGCGAAGATGGCGGTGGTGGATCTGAATTCGTTCTGGGTCTATGGCTTTTTCGAAGAAACCAAGTTGCCCAAGGTGCGGGTTGGCGATCCTGCGCAGTTGCAAATGATGAGCGGGGAGATGCTCAAGGGGCATGTGGAGAGTATTTCCCGGGGGATCTACGACCGCGACAATCCCCAAAGCCGCGAATTGGTCGCCGACGTAAACCCCACGTTCAACTGGGTGCGCCTGGCCCAGCGGGTACCGGTGCGCATTCACCTGGACGAGGTGCCGGATGGCGTGTTGCTGGCGGCGGGGATGACGTGCACGGTGGTGGTAGAACCTAAGCGCTGA
- a CDS encoding SDR family oxidoreductase: MPVALITGCSSGIGRALADVFKASGYQVWASARRAEDVALLSAAGFTAVQLDVNDGAALEQLSERINQQHGGLDVLINNAGYGAMGPLLDGGVPAMQRQFETNVFALVGVTRALFPVLRRAKGLVVNIGSVSGVLVTPFAGAYCASKAAVHALSDALRMELAPFGIRVMEVQPGAIASSFAKNAGHEAERLISEQSPWWPLREGIRARAKASQDNPTPASEFAAGLLKAVQQPKPPRLLRLGNGSRALPLMAALLPKALLEKGLMKRFGLGRAL; the protein is encoded by the coding sequence ATGCCCGTTGCGTTGATCACCGGATGTTCCAGCGGCATCGGCCGCGCCCTCGCCGACGTCTTCAAGGCCTCCGGTTACCAAGTCTGGGCCAGTGCGCGCAGGGCTGAAGATGTGGCACTGCTCAGCGCCGCCGGGTTCACTGCCGTGCAACTGGACGTTAACGACGGCGCGGCCTTGGAACAGTTGAGTGAAAGGATCAACCAGCAACATGGCGGCCTTGATGTCCTGATCAACAACGCCGGTTATGGCGCCATGGGGCCGCTGCTGGACGGCGGTGTGCCGGCCATGCAGCGCCAGTTCGAAACCAACGTGTTCGCCCTCGTCGGCGTGACCCGCGCGCTATTTCCAGTGCTACGGCGTGCCAAGGGGTTGGTGGTGAATATCGGCAGCGTTTCCGGGGTGCTGGTCACGCCATTCGCCGGCGCCTATTGCGCCTCCAAGGCAGCGGTGCATGCCTTGAGCGATGCGCTGCGCATGGAACTGGCGCCGTTCGGCATCCGGGTGATGGAAGTCCAGCCCGGCGCCATCGCCTCCAGCTTCGCCAAGAATGCCGGTCATGAAGCCGAACGGCTGATCAGCGAACAGTCGCCCTGGTGGCCGCTGCGTGAAGGTATCCGTGCCCGGGCCAAGGCTTCCCAGGACAACCCGACCCCGGCCAGCGAATTCGCCGCAGGGCTGCTCAAAGCCGTGCAACAACCCAAACCGCCGCGCTTGTTGCGTCTGGGCAATGGCAGCCGGGCGTTGCCATTGATGGCGGCTTTGTTACCCAAGGCGCTGCTGGAGAAGGGATTGATGAAACGGTTTGGGTTGGGTCGGGCGCTTTAA
- a CDS encoding multidrug transporter, whose amino-acid sequence MLIGVLLVITWLILLLRYPAKALPVSLAAFIGLGLVAAWVLWQENRETRQLDRLDVRIAYAPERCPADRPLSLSLKNGNDVPLTELHWRIAAYAPGDTINLAENVYSSPRYRGPGELQPGADWQDCLPLPPLRPGYRPQTLEFRAERLQGSFSN is encoded by the coding sequence ATGCTCATCGGCGTTTTGCTGGTCATCACCTGGCTCATCCTGCTGTTGCGCTACCCGGCCAAGGCCTTGCCGGTCTCCCTGGCGGCGTTCATCGGGCTGGGGCTGGTCGCGGCGTGGGTGCTTTGGCAGGAAAACCGCGAAACCCGGCAGCTGGATCGCCTGGATGTGCGCATTGCCTATGCGCCTGAGCGCTGCCCTGCTGATCGTCCGCTGTCGTTGAGCCTGAAAAATGGCAACGACGTGCCGTTGACCGAGCTGCACTGGCGTATAGCGGCCTACGCGCCCGGCGACACCATCAACCTGGCCGAAAACGTCTACAGCTCACCCCGCTATCGCGGCCCTGGCGAATTGCAACCTGGCGCCGACTGGCAAGACTGCCTGCCGTTGCCGCCGTTGCGCCCCGGTTATCGCCCGCAAACGCTGGAGTTTCGTGCCGAGCGGTTGCAGGGTAGTTTTTCCAACTGA
- a CDS encoding RHS repeat-associated core domain-containing protein — MGVDYRTPTLTASDPRGLAVRTVGYCRSLVGSPAQRRINRSRFDMAGRAVKQWDPRLWALQENDESTPANLSAIYSLSGATLLTDSVDAGMQIGLSGLAGEGLLGWDGRGTQQENLYDDSLRPVAVFEQGHGLPRRCTERMTYGYPGQGDQDHNQHGQLIRHDDPAGTLVLASFALTGQNLVQDRRFILDAAQVDWPELEADRELLLEPGDGAVSTWRVGPLGDVLEQVDARGNRQWQRLTLDGRMSGSQLQLAGQGDWQSLVSDIRYDAFGQIEQETAGNDVQTTLTYSPEDGRLIERQAVRAGDVLQHLLYAYDPMGNVLSIEDKKQPIRYFANQRVEPVSRFVYDSLYQLIEATGWEAGAANQGPNAVERNDPTAVSNYRQTYRHDEAGNLLELTHVGAQSHGREIKAAQYSNRCLPYRNGVPPTEEEIAAAFDARGNCLELDAGRFLAWDLRNRLSSVTPIERASGLNDSEAYIYDGGGQRVRKLRTLQTGARTLSAEVRYLPGLELRADSGTGEALQVIVADGGLSGVRVLHWESASPTGENDCYRYSIADHLGSVGLELAQDGRVISREHFYPFGETAYLAGSDATEVSYKTVRYSGKERDATGLYYYGFRYYVPWLQRWVNPDPVGVVDGLNLYWMTRNNPVSFIDDDGAITKKLSNGLWNPVIAVGAERDIPGAERADTGAFQRNVPAVATTTNIHNALTETELNKVEITTQLLNTARNVSSELNNRQGGAKLLFTMEKFSYSGAGSGTFNALKVLEGPWDIPEKNNAILAFWAPQGGYVDIPVDPGRSHPDYVFTPGFSGCSLTVDQLNDNVLRVRHVQGGKENAEYNDLADSEHGFGLGAVMGYKDYGYALGAKGQQEEVTTAFAFMKFDQEAQAWKIIYQTTQGTASIEKYTPDRKVSLFNRSNASVTVFSKMRVRKVQSMRVHVTNQ, encoded by the coding sequence ATGGGTGTGGATTATCGAACACCAACGCTGACTGCCTCCGATCCGAGAGGCTTGGCGGTTCGCACGGTCGGCTATTGCCGCAGCCTTGTGGGCAGCCCCGCGCAGCGACGCATCAACCGCAGCCGCTTCGATATGGCCGGGCGCGCGGTGAAACAGTGGGATCCGCGCTTGTGGGCCTTGCAGGAAAATGACGAATCGACGCCGGCCAATCTTTCGGCGATCTATTCGCTGTCCGGCGCCACGTTGCTTACGGACAGCGTTGACGCGGGCATGCAGATCGGTCTGTCGGGCCTCGCTGGCGAAGGTTTACTCGGATGGGATGGCCGAGGGACGCAGCAGGAGAACCTTTACGATGACTCGCTGCGTCCGGTGGCCGTGTTCGAGCAAGGTCACGGGCTGCCACGTCGCTGCACCGAGCGCATGACCTACGGATATCCGGGCCAGGGCGATCAAGACCACAACCAGCATGGGCAATTGATCCGTCACGACGACCCGGCGGGGACGCTGGTGCTGGCGTCGTTTGCCCTGACCGGGCAAAACCTTGTCCAGGATCGTCGTTTCATTCTCGACGCGGCTCAAGTCGATTGGCCGGAGTTGGAGGCTGATCGCGAGCTCTTGCTTGAACCCGGTGACGGCGCCGTTTCGACGTGGCGCGTCGGGCCGCTGGGGGATGTGCTGGAGCAGGTCGATGCCAGGGGAAATCGACAATGGCAACGTCTGACGCTTGATGGCCGGATGTCTGGCAGTCAATTGCAGTTGGCGGGGCAGGGCGATTGGCAGTCGCTGGTGAGCGACATTCGCTACGACGCCTTCGGGCAGATCGAACAGGAGACGGCCGGCAACGACGTCCAGACCACGCTCACCTACAGCCCCGAAGACGGTCGACTGATCGAGCGCCAAGCCGTGCGCGCGGGCGATGTACTGCAACATTTGCTTTACGCCTATGACCCCATGGGCAACGTATTGAGCATCGAAGACAAAAAACAGCCGATCCGCTACTTCGCCAACCAGCGTGTCGAGCCGGTCAGCCGTTTTGTCTACGACAGTCTCTACCAACTGATCGAAGCCACGGGGTGGGAGGCGGGCGCCGCCAATCAGGGGCCGAACGCCGTGGAGCGCAACGACCCGACGGCGGTCAGCAATTACCGGCAGACCTACCGCCACGACGAGGCCGGTAATTTATTGGAACTGACCCACGTCGGTGCCCAAAGCCATGGCCGGGAAATCAAAGCGGCCCAGTACAGCAATCGCTGCCTGCCATACCGCAATGGCGTGCCGCCCACGGAAGAGGAAATCGCCGCTGCGTTCGACGCTCGGGGAAACTGCCTGGAACTGGATGCGGGACGGTTCCTGGCGTGGGATTTGCGCAACCGGTTGAGTTCGGTCACGCCCATCGAACGCGCCTCGGGGCTCAACGATAGCGAGGCCTATATCTATGACGGCGGCGGGCAACGCGTGCGCAAGCTTCGCACCCTGCAAACCGGCGCTCGCACGCTGTCCGCCGAAGTACGTTATTTGCCGGGGCTGGAACTGCGCGCAGACAGCGGCACGGGCGAGGCGTTGCAGGTAATCGTCGCCGATGGCGGGCTCAGCGGCGTCCGCGTCCTGCATTGGGAAAGCGCATCGCCGACCGGCGAGAACGACTGCTATCGATACAGCATTGCGGATCACTTGGGCTCGGTCGGCCTGGAATTGGCCCAGGACGGGCGGGTTATCAGCCGGGAGCACTTTTATCCGTTTGGTGAAACGGCTTATCTGGCCGGGAGCGATGCAACCGAGGTGAGTTACAAGACCGTACGCTATTCGGGCAAGGAGCGGGATGCGACGGGGCTTTATTACTATGGCTTTCGTTATTACGTCCCGTGGTTGCAGCGTTGGGTGAACCCGGACCCGGTGGGGGTGGTGGATGGTTTGAACCTTTACTGGATGACTCGAAACAACCCGGTCAGTTTTATCGATGACGATGGCGCCATTACTAAAAAGCTGTCCAATGGGCTGTGGAACCCGGTGATTGCGGTGGGTGCTGAACGCGATATCCCAGGGGCGGAGCGTGCTGATACCGGCGCTTTTCAGCGCAATGTACCGGCAGTCGCAACGACGACCAATATCCATAATGCGCTTACTGAAACCGAACTCAACAAAGTGGAGATAACCACTCAATTGTTGAACACTGCTCGCAATGTTTCTTCTGAGTTAAACAACAGGCAAGGCGGGGCCAAGCTCCTGTTCACAATGGAAAAATTCAGCTATTCCGGAGCAGGTAGCGGAACCTTTAATGCGCTGAAAGTCTTGGAAGGTCCGTGGGACATTCCCGAAAAAAATAATGCGATATTGGCGTTCTGGGCGCCTCAGGGCGGCTATGTCGACATACCGGTTGACCCCGGGCGGAGCCATCCAGACTATGTGTTCACCCCTGGGTTCAGCGGTTGTTCGCTGACGGTGGATCAGCTCAACGACAATGTACTCCGTGTTCGGCATGTCCAAGGCGGTAAGGAAAACGCCGAATACAATGATTTAGCTGACAGCGAGCATGGGTTCGGACTTGGCGCGGTAATGGGCTACAAGGACTACGGCTATGCCTTGGGCGCCAAAGGCCAACAGGAAGAGGTCACCACCGCCTTTGCCTTTATGAAATTCGACCAAGAGGCGCAAGCCTGGAAAATTATTTATCAGACCACCCAGGGGACGGCTTCGATCGAAAAATATACACCAGACCGAAAAGTCTCTCTGTTCAATCGCTCGAACGCATCGGTCACTGTTTTTTCAAAAATGAGGGTTCGCAAAGTCCAGTCCATGCGGGTGCACGTGACTAACCAATAA
- a CDS encoding RHS repeat domain-containing protein has protein sequence MSMDHKTPTLIAVDARGLPVRSVGYCRNVEHGPAQRRINRSRFDMARRAVKQWDPRLWALQRTDETAPANLSAIYSLSGATLHTDSVDAGIQTGLPGLADEGLLGWDGRGTQREVLYDNLLRPVAVFEQGTSQPRRCTERMTYGYPGQGDQDHNQHGQLIRHDDPAGTLVLASFALTGQNLVQDRRFILDAAQVDWPELEADRELLLEPGDGAVSTSRVGPLGDVLEQVDARGNRQWQRLTLDGRMSGSQLQLAGQGDWQSLVSDIRYDAFGQIEQETAGNDVQTTLTYSPEDGRLIERQAVRAGDVLQHLLYDYDPMGNVLGIEDQVLPIRYFANQRIEPVSRFVYDSLYQLIEATGWEAGAANQGPNAVERNDPTAVSNYRQTYRYDEAGNLLELTHVGAQSHGREIKAAQYSNRCLPYRNGVPPTEEEIAAAFDARGNCLELDAGRFLAWDLRNQLSSVTPIERASGLNDSEAYIYDGGGHRVRKLRTLQTGARTLSAEVRYLPGLELRADSGTGEALQVIVADGGLSGVRVLHWESASPTGENDCYRYSIADHLGSVGLELAQDGRIISQEHFYPFGETAYLAGSDTTEVSYKTVRYSGKERDATGLYYYGFRYYVPWLQRWVNPDPAGAVEGLNLYAMVGNNPLTFVDTDGRGKEDVVSGPETKKGEKAPFINPAVPFRRLEFVSEPKLTAKGIFDRYSAKYSDKDRQLPFTMMEEITAGKLNFITAKAAPNVMAKTEDKRFKLRHYTQSGGEPPFSEITSNFALVQQGVKKLGDKSGNTNEKDWTQAGNMGFTFFLLVINDEVNDRAFLASATHYAEYDLEDEQALQEALGVDFKNVEFFASPDVLAPEHSKLETVPMVRGHLKDLKAMLLAKSAVPAVQVGRMEPRALLDKIDTAFGGSLEIKIPGSIKVKTWLKKAVTSGPRRLAA, from the coding sequence ATGAGTATGGATCATAAAACACCAACACTGATTGCTGTCGACGCGCGCGGTTTGCCGGTGCGTTCGGTGGGCTATTGCCGCAACGTCGAGCATGGCCCTGCGCAGCGACGCATCAACCGCAGCCGCTTCGATATGGCCAGGCGCGCGGTGAAACAGTGGGATCCGCGCTTGTGGGCTTTGCAACGGACGGATGAGACGGCGCCGGCCAATCTTTCGGCGATCTATTCGCTGTCCGGCGCCACGCTGCATACGGACAGCGTCGACGCGGGCATACAGACCGGTCTGCCCGGTCTTGCCGATGAAGGCTTGCTGGGCTGGGACGGTCGAGGGACGCAACGTGAGGTTTTATATGACAACCTGCTGCGTCCCGTGGCGGTGTTCGAGCAAGGCACCAGCCAGCCACGTCGCTGCACCGAGCGCATGACCTACGGATATCCGGGCCAGGGCGATCAAGACCACAACCAGCATGGGCAATTGATCCGTCACGACGACCCGGCGGGGACGCTGGTGCTGGCGTCGTTTGCCCTGACCGGGCAAAACCTTGTCCAGGATCGTCGTTTCATTCTCGACGCGGCTCAAGTCGATTGGCCGGAGTTGGAGGCTGATCGCGAGCTCTTGCTTGAACCCGGTGACGGCGCCGTTTCGACGTCGCGCGTCGGGCCGCTGGGGGATGTGCTGGAGCAGGTCGATGCCAGGGGAAATCGACAATGGCAACGTCTGACGCTTGATGGCCGGATGTCTGGCAGTCAATTGCAGTTGGCGGGGCAGGGCGATTGGCAGTCGCTGGTGAGCGACATTCGCTACGACGCCTTCGGGCAGATCGAACAGGAGACGGCCGGCAACGACGTCCAGACCACGCTCACCTACAGCCCCGAAGACGGTCGACTGATCGAGCGCCAAGCCGTGCGCGCGGGCGATGTATTGCAACACTTGCTCTACGACTATGACCCCATGGGCAATGTGCTCGGCATCGAGGATCAAGTCTTGCCGATCCGCTACTTCGCCAACCAGCGCATCGAGCCGGTCAGCCGTTTTGTCTACGACAGTCTCTACCAACTGATCGAAGCCACGGGGTGGGAGGCGGGCGCCGCCAATCAGGGGCCGAACGCCGTGGAGCGCAACGACCCGACGGCGGTCAGCAATTACCGGCAGACCTACCGCTACGACGAGGCCGGTAATTTATTGGAGCTGACGCACGTCGGTGCCCAAAGCCATGGCCGGGAAATCAAAGCGGCCCAGTACAGCAATCGCTGCCTGCCATACCGCAATGGCGTGCCGCCCACGGAAGAGGAAATCGCCGCCGCGTTCGATGCGCGGGGCAATTGCCTGGAATTGGACGCAGGCCGATTCCTGGCGTGGGACCTGCGTAACCAGTTGAGTTCGGTCACGCCCATCGAACGCGCCTCGGGGCTCAACGATAGCGAGGCCTATATCTATGACGGCGGCGGGCATCGCGTGCGCAAGCTTCGCACCCTGCAAACCGGCGCTCGCACGCTGTCCGCCGAAGTACGTTATTTGCCGGGGCTGGAACTGCGCGCAGACAGCGGCACGGGCGAGGCGTTGCAGGTAATCGTCGCCGATGGCGGGCTCAGCGGCGTCCGCGTCCTGCATTGGGAAAGCGCATCGCCGACCGGCGAGAACGACTGCTATCGATACAGCATTGCGGATCACTTGGGCTCGGTCGGCCTGGAACTGGCCCAGGACGGGCGGATCATCAGTCAGGAGCACTTTTATCCGTTTGGTGAAACGGCTTACCTGGCCGGGAGCGATACAACCGAGGTGAGTTACAAGACGGTCCGTTATTCAGGCAAGGAGCGGGATGCGACGGGGCTTTACTACTACGGTTTTCGTTATTACGTCCCGTGGTTGCAGCGTTGGGTGAATCCGGACCCGGCGGGGGCGGTGGAGGGTTTGAATCTATACGCGATGGTGGGAAACAATCCGCTTACTTTTGTGGATACGGATGGGCGCGGAAAAGAGGATGTGGTGAGCGGGCCGGAGACAAAAAAAGGTGAGAAAGCGCCGTTCATCAATCCTGCTGTGCCGTTTCGCCGACTTGAATTCGTATCTGAACCTAAGCTAACGGCAAAGGGCATTTTCGACCGCTATTCGGCTAAGTACAGTGATAAGGACAGGCAACTACCTTTCACCATGATGGAAGAAATCACAGCGGGTAAATTGAATTTCATAACAGCCAAGGCAGCGCCCAACGTCATGGCAAAAACAGAGGATAAGCGTTTCAAGTTGCGGCACTACACTCAGTCCGGCGGCGAGCCGCCATTCAGTGAAATCACCTCGAATTTTGCCTTGGTTCAACAGGGCGTGAAGAAGCTGGGGGACAAGAGCGGTAACACAAATGAAAAAGACTGGACCCAGGCAGGCAATATGGGCTTCACCTTTTTTCTCTTGGTCATTAATGATGAGGTAAATGATCGCGCGTTTCTCGCTTCGGCGACTCACTATGCTGAGTACGATCTTGAAGACGAGCAGGCGTTGCAAGAGGCTCTTGGCGTGGACTTCAAAAATGTGGAGTTTTTCGCCTCTCCAGATGTTCTGGCCCCGGAGCACTCGAAACTCGAGACGGTACCTATGGTGAGAGGTCATTTGAAAGACTTGAAGGCAATGCTGTTGGCAAAATCAGCAGTTCCTGCTGTACAAGTCGGAAGAATGGAGCCTCGCGCCCTGCTCGATAAGATCGATACAGCCTTCGGAGGCAGTCTTGAAATCAAGATTCCTGGCTCGATAAAAGTCAAAACGTGGCTTAAAAAAGCCGTGACATCAGGCCCAAGGCGGCTCGCCGCCTGA